The DNA sequence TTCTTTATAATTTAAAATAAGGAGGATTAAAACTATGACAATTCAACAACAAATTATTAAGAAAATTGAAGAATTTGATACAATTATTATTCATCGTCATGTTATTCCTGATGGAGATGCATATGGTTCATCATTTGGATTAGCGGAATTAATTCGCACAAGTTTTCCAGAAAAAAAGGTATATGTAGTTGGTGAAGAATTAGATTACCTAAAATATGTAGGGACAACAGATAAGATTGAAGATTCAGTTTATGAGGGTTCATTAGTTATTATTACTGATACATCAAATGCAGCACGCATTTCAGATGAACGTTGGAAGTTAGGAGCATTTAAGATTAAGATTGACCATCATCCATTCTCAGATGAATATGCAGATATTGAATGGATTGATACATCATATACATCAACTTGTGAGATGATTACAAGCTTATTAATTGAAAATAATTTAGAAATTAATGATAATGGGGCACGTTGCCTATTTAATGGAATTGTTTCGGATACAGGGCGCTTCTTATTCCGTGGAGTAAGTGAGCAAACTTTACGTTATGCAGCACAACTATTAAAATATGATTTTGATATGATTGACTTATATTCAAATATGTACACACAATCTAAGTCGATGGTACGTTTTAAAGGGTATGCTTTATTAAACTTTGAAGAAACAGATAAGGGTGTTGGTTATCTTAAATTAACAGATGAAAAATTAAGAGAACTTAATATAGATGAAAATTCAGCTTCTTCACAAGTTAATACACTAGCGAATATTGAGGGAATAAAAATTTGGGCATTCTTTGTAGAAGATAAAGAAAATAATGATATTCGAGTAAATTTACGTTCGAGTGGAGCTGCTGTAAATGAGGTTGCAAAAAAATATGGTGGAGGTGGCCATGTTCAAGCCGCTGGTGCTCGTGTAAATAGTTGGGATATGATTGATCAAATGATTCAAGACTTAGATGAATTGGCAAAAAAACATTAAGGAATGATAAAATGAAGATTTTAATTACAAATGATGATGGTATTAAAGCTCCAGGAATTCATACATTAGCACAAATTGTTTCTAATTATGGTGAGGTTTATATTGTAGCTCCACATACTAATAATAGTGCTGTTGGTCATGGAATCACAATGCGTCGCCCATTAAAGTCTTATCCTGATTCGATTAAAGGAGCTACTTTAGCGATTGGTGTAGATGGTACGCCTGCTGATTGTGTAAAGTATGCTTTAGCACATTTAAAAATAAAGCCTGATTTAATTTTATCAGGAATTAATGATGAGCGAAATGTGGGGACAGATGTTTTATATTCTGGAACGGTCTCAGGTGCTATTGAAGCTAATTTATGTGGTTATCCTGCCATGGCAATTTCAACAACTAACTCAAATTTTGATATTGTGAAGTCATATTTTCCAGCCATTTTTGAAAAGTTATTATCACAAACATTATTAACAGATACGACAATTAATATTAATTTTCCCTCATTAGAAGAACCTAAAGGGATCAAAGTTGCAACTGTTGGTATTAGTCGTTATGATGAGTGTTATGTCGAAGAACAAGGAGGACATCGTTTATCAGGTCCATTAATCGATATTGATCAACCAGAAGAGACTGATGTTAAATCGATTAAGAATGGTTATATTACGATTACACCATTAAAATTTAAATTATATGATGACGATAAAATTTTTGAATTAAGTAAGTTATTTTAATAAAAAAATTGTAAGCGGGTAATAATAACACGTATAGAAAAAAGAAGACCTCACCTGTAGACTGAAAGTACAGATGAGGTCTCTTTTCTTTTAGATTCCTTTACAATATTCTTGAACATTTTTTGCCCATGGTAAAAAGTCCTCCAAGAGCTTTGGTTTCATTAAAAACTCAACATTTGGTAGGTGTTCAAATAAATAAGTTAAATACTTATAGACATTTAAGCCATGTTCCTTAGCCGTTTCGATGACGCTATAAATGATCGTATTGGCTTCAGCCCCTGATAAGCTTGTTGAAAATAAGTAATTTTTCCGTCCAATCACCACGGTTTTGATGGCACGTTCGGCACGATTATTCGATACTTCTAATCGTCCATCTTTCAAAAATGCCATCAGTTCTTTCTTTTGATTTAAAACATAGTGAACCGCAGTTTGTAACTTACCTTTCATGGGAATGAAGCTCCCTAGAAAGTCATAAAAAGCTTCGATCACTGGCTTGACCTGTAACTGACGTTGCTCATAACGCTCCTCAGGCGATAATTCCTGGAGTTCTCGTTCAATCTTAAAAATTTGGTTACAGTAGTCAATGGCTTGTTTTGCTTTCCCATTCTTCCCTGGCACATCCTTGAACTTGCGACGGGCATGCGCCCAACATCCCACTAATTCAATATTCGGTAAGTTCTTATATCCGGAATAACCATCACAATGCAGGTAGCCTTTAAATCCATCGAGTAATTGTTCAGCGACGACTCTTGCACGAGTTAAATCTGCGTGATAATAAACGATGGGTGTTTCGCATTCTTTACCTGTTTGAATTAACCAGATTCGTGCTTGAGAGGTTGGGTCACGTCCATCCGTTCGATTTAACACTTGATAGTGTGTTTCATCGGCATGAAGAACTTCTTCTTTTACTAAGATTTTGGCGAAATAATCGTAAAGTGGGCGTAACCAATCATTGGCGACTTTGATCATCCAGTTCGCCATGGTGCGTCGACTTAATTCTAAACCATACGTCTTCCATTCTTTCTCTTGACGATAAAGGGGGAGGCTTAATTCATACTTTTGATGAATCATCCAGGCTAGAACACTAGGCCCAGCTAAGCTCCTTTGGATCGGTCCTTTAGGGACTTCAGCACATTGAATGGGCTGTGGTTCATAGAAATCATCATGACAATCACACTTATAAGCGTGTGAATAGTACACTTTTTTATATAACTTGGCTGGGATAAAACAAACCTCTTCACGAATAATTTTCTTTCCTATCGGTTTCATCTTTTCACCACAAGACTCACATTGGCAAGCTTCATCGTGTAACTCACAGTGAACTTCTTCAATCGGTAAATCTTTGGTTAACTCGGCTTTACGACCGGATACCTTACGTCGACGATACGTGATTTCTTCTGTGGGTTCAGTCTTTGTTTCGTGGTTTTCTAAATGAGGATCCTCAAAAAGTGAGAGTTGATTGGGATCAACTTTAGTTTTCTCGCTTGAGGATCCAAAAAGCTTTTTTGTTAGAAATTCTACTTGTTCCGTTAATTGTTGAATTTTTAGAGTCTGCTCAGTGATTTGTTGATCTTGTTGAGTGATTCGTTGAGTTTGTTGATCCAGTTTTTTTAATAAGTTCTGATTTTCTTTGATTAGTTTTGATTCAAACGTACTCAACGGTGCCACCTCTTTTTCTAAATGATTCATGTTAGGCTTAGTATGCCCAAAAGTAGATAGAAAATACAGGTTTTATTACCATTTTATAATGATTTAAATCAGACATCCTGTTTGAGCTGGTTTAATGGCTTTAGGTTGTTGGATAGATAAGCCTTCAAGTAGCCAACGAAGCTCCTGACTCGTTAATTTTTTGACTTCTTCTTGGTTTCGTGGCCATTGAAGGTTACCCTTCTCAATCCGTTTATATAATAAGATAAAACCGTCTTTATCCCAATAAAGGGCTTTGAATCGATCTTTTTTTCGTCCACAAAATAGGAAAAGGGCATCGTTAAATAAATCAAGATTATACTTGTTCGTAATGATACCTGCTAGTCCATCAATGCCACAGCGCATATCGGTGTGACCGCAAACGATAAATATGTTTTGAACATTCGAGAAATTAACGAGCATATTTAGACATCTCCGCTAAAACGGCATGTAAGATATGTTTATCAACTCCGTTATAAAACGTCGCTTCAGCACCGTTTATTTTGAAGTAACATGAAGGGATATCGGTATAGCGCTGATCAGATGAAGGTTGATTCAACTGAACAGGAACAATGATCGGATTTTCTTTCATAAAAAAATTGACCTCCTTTTCTTTGATAGCTTCATTTTAGCTCAAAGTTGGAGGTCAAAATAGACAGGTTTATATTACCCGCTTACAAAAAATTCCCGGGAAATAATTCTCCGGGAATTTTTTTATGGGGACATCTTTGTAACGATGCTCATATACTCATTTTTGAATTTGTGATATGGATTCGACAGAGATGAGAGATATTGACAAAAATCGTCATATTTATCAATTACAAGATCGACTAACGATTGATCAATCTTTGATTGAGCTGCTAATTCAGATAATATATTAATAATTTTATCCTTTGGGAAGCTTTCTTTATAACTTCTAGCGGCCATTAATGCTCCCATAATATCAGCAACAATAATAATTCTAGCTGGAATAGATAGTTGGTCTTTTTTTAAACCAAAAGGATAGCCTGTCCCATCTAATTTTTCATGATGATAAGAGGCATATTCTTGAACCTCTTGGATTCCTAAATTTTCCAAAATCTCGTACGTAATAGTAACGTGTTCTCGCATAATCTCCATTTCTTCATTAGTTAACTTTCCTGGTTTCTCGAGAATATTAATTGGTGTAGAAATATTTCCAATATCATGAAGCATTGCTGCTAATGAAATTTTTTGAACCATACTATGATTATAATTCATCTTTTGGGCTAAAAAATTTGAAATAGCTGATACCATAATCGTATGTAAGACCGTACACTCACTACGTAAATCAATCGTATAACTAATCATAGATAAATATTTAATGGCATTTTCGGGTGATTGAATTGACTTAGCAAAAAAATTACGAAGCAATTGTTTAAAATAACCTGTTTGAATATTGTCTATTAAGTTTTCCTTTCGATTAATTTCGTGAAATTCTGAAATGAATTGACTATCGATTTCTGTATTTAGTGAGAGAAAGAAATCTTCAATTTGCCAGCTATAATTAAAGAAAATACTCATTCGATCGATAAAATAAAGAAGGGATGTTTCAGGTTTATATGGAGATTCGTAGCTCTCGTAATCTGAATGATGATATAAAATTATATCAGATAAATGCGAGATGGGGGAAAAATGTTTAATGAATAATGCTCCATAAATAGCATGATCATATGAAGGTGAATCAATATTTAGAAATTTATCAAAATCTTTGGTTTTATAAGAACCAATGTCATGAAGTAAAGCAATGGTAACTAGATCATATAATTCTTTTTTAGAATAAGTCCCTCTATTATCTAGTAATCGCCAATATAAATAGGCTACTTGAGACGGGTGATCATCTATTCTAGCATCTAGGTAGGAAAAACATTTTTGACAGATTAACATAATATTTTCAAGTGTAATTTGATTCATAACTATACCTCATAGTGTTTTTCTTATATATTAATACGAAACGAATGAGATATGTTGATGATAAATCCAATTATTGTAATAAAAGTATCTGTTTTTTGTTATTACAATAATTTAATGTGTTGTCAATAAAGAAAAGTGTCATCACTTTATAAGAAATTATATTAGAGGAAGAATTGTCATCTTTTTAGGTAAATTGAATGAATCAAGAATCTGCTCCAAGATAGATATTCCTTGCACAATCTGTTCTTCACTACAGGCAGCAAAACTTAAACGAATATACTGTTCGGTTGAAGTGTCTTGACTAGCGTTGAAAATAGAGCCTGGCATAATTAATAAAGATTGCCTTTGACAGGCTTTACAAAAATCTTTTGATTGAATATAAGAAGGTAATTTGATCCAAAAATGTAAGCCACCATTTGGTTCTAAAAAACTAATCCCATATTTTTTTAATGAATTTAAACCGTTTAACATAAGTGTATATTTTCTTTTGTAAATTGCTTTCATTTGTTCAATGTGTTGATCCCAATCTCCCTCGCGTAAATATAAATCAACAGTTCTCTGAATTAAACCAGATGATGAAATGTCGGTATGATGTTTAGCATTCATAATCAATGTGGATAATTGAGGTGGAACTGCGATAAACCCAATTCGAAGGCCGGGCATCATGAGTTTAGAAAAGCTTTTAATATAAACTACTCGATGATAAGTATCAAGTGATATAAAGTTGGGTTTAGCTATAGATGAATCATAGCAGATTTCAGCCATTGAATCATCTTCAACAATATAGAAATCATATTGTTCAGCTAGTTTAATAATTCGTCTAAGCTTTTCTTCAGAGTAGGAAATAGTCGATGGATTTTGAAACTTACTCATCAGGTAGAGTAATTTAGGATGATGTGTTTGAAGAAGGTGTTCAAGTTCTTCAAGATTTAATCCATCCTGTTCAAGAGAGACTTCTTTGATTAGAACACCTCGTGATTTAAAAGCAGCAAGGGCTCCTGTATAGGTTGGATTTTCAACGATAATAGTATCACCAGCATTTAATAACACTTTCCCGATGATATCAATTCCTTGTTGCGCTCCAGATACAATCTGAATATATTCAGGAGCAATATTAATCATATGATGGCGTTTCATGTAATGACTTAAGCTTTCTCGTAATGGTTCATATCCATTACTTTCATGATACCCAAAGGCATAACCTTGATCACGATCTAAAACAATATTTAAATAATTTTTAAAAGCAGTAATAGGGAAGATACTTGGATCTGGGGTGGCGCTTGCAAAGTTAATTTCATTTGCACGTAAATGAATCTGTTGCTGAGTCATTTGTTTCATTGGTATATCTAGAACATGAGTTGAAGTTTTGGGTGCTTTTTCAATGATGAAGTAGCCACTTCCCTTTTTAGCCTGAACTAGACCGTTCGTTTCTAACTGTTTATAGGCAGAGACGATCGTAACTGTATTAACGCCTAAGTGAGAAGCCAGTTTTCTAATTGAAGGGAGTGGAGTATTAGCAACTAGTTGTTTTTGATGAATCATTTGAGTTATTTGATTAGCTAATTGCATATACATTGGATTAGCATTATTTTTATCTAAGTGTATCGGTACAGGGAACATTGTTATCATTCCTTTTTATTTTATATTGACACTAATAGGATAAAATTGGTATAAATTAAGTGAACTATCTAACGTTATTCGAAATTGTTTCGATACAGTTATTATAGGAGATAGTAAACATAATGTAAAGGGGTTTGAAAAATGAATGATCGTTATCAATTAAATAAAAACTTGGCTCAGATGTTAAAGGGTGGAGTTATCATGGATGTTGTAAATGTTGAAGAAGCAAAAATTGCTGAGGCAGCAGGAGCAGTGGCTGTTATGGCTTTAGAACGAGTTCCATCTGATATTCGTAAACAAGGTGGAGTTGCACGAATGTCAGATCCTAAAATGATTCGTGAAATTCAGGAAGCAGTTAGTATTCCTGTTATGGCGAAAGTACGTATTGGCCATTTGGTTGAGGCGCAAATTTTAGAAGCGTTAGAAATTGACTATATTGATGAAAGTGAAGTTTTAACACCAGCAGATGATGAATTCCATATTGATAAAACTGAATTCGATGTTCCATTTGTTTGTGGAGCTAAAAACTTAGGAGAAGCATTACGACGTATTGGGGAAGGTGCGTCAATGATTCGTACAAAAGGTGAGGCTGGAACAGGAAATGTTGTTGAAGCGGTTCGTCATATGCGTACAATGAATAAAGAAATTCGTGAAATTCAAGCAGCTAGTAAGCAAGAATTAATGACTATTGCTAAAAATATGGGGACACCATATGATTTAGTTTGCTACGTTCATGAACATGGAAAGTTACCAGTTGTAAACTTTGCAGCGGGAGGAATCGCGACACCTGCCGATGCAGCATTAATGATGCAATTAGGATGTGACGGTGTCTTTGTAGGGTCTGGGATTTTTAAATCTGATAATCCACAAAAACGTGCAGAGGCAATTGTGAAAGCAACAACCTACTATAATGATCCTAAAGTGATTGCAGAGGTTTCAGAAGGTTTAGGAGAAGCAATGAGTGGAATTGATGTTCGTCAATTACCAGAACATGAGCAATATGCAAAACGAGGATGGTAAGATGATAAAGGTAGGAGTATTAGCAATTCAAGGGGCTGTTGCTGAGCATCTCGAGTTATTAAATCAAATCCCAGATGTATGTGCTCAGGAAGTTAAATACCTTGATGAACTTAATGAAATCGATGGCTTAA is a window from the Turicibacter bilis genome containing:
- a CDS encoding DHH family phosphoesterase; the encoded protein is MTIQQQIIKKIEEFDTIIIHRHVIPDGDAYGSSFGLAELIRTSFPEKKVYVVGEELDYLKYVGTTDKIEDSVYEGSLVIITDTSNAARISDERWKLGAFKIKIDHHPFSDEYADIEWIDTSYTSTCEMITSLLIENNLEINDNGARCLFNGIVSDTGRFLFRGVSEQTLRYAAQLLKYDFDMIDLYSNMYTQSKSMVRFKGYALLNFEETDKGVGYLKLTDEKLRELNIDENSASSQVNTLANIEGIKIWAFFVEDKENNDIRVNLRSSGAAVNEVAKKYGGGGHVQAAGARVNSWDMIDQMIQDLDELAKKH
- the pdxS gene encoding pyridoxal 5'-phosphate synthase lyase subunit PdxS — its product is MNDRYQLNKNLAQMLKGGVIMDVVNVEEAKIAEAAGAVAVMALERVPSDIRKQGGVARMSDPKMIREIQEAVSIPVMAKVRIGHLVEAQILEALEIDYIDESEVLTPADDEFHIDKTEFDVPFVCGAKNLGEALRRIGEGASMIRTKGEAGTGNVVEAVRHMRTMNKEIREIQAASKQELMTIAKNMGTPYDLVCYVHEHGKLPVVNFAAGGIATPADAALMMQLGCDGVFVGSGIFKSDNPQKRAEAIVKATTYYNDPKVIAEVSEGLGEAMSGIDVRQLPEHEQYAKRGW
- the pdxR gene encoding MocR-like pyridoxine biosynthesis transcription factor PdxR, producing MFPVPIHLDKNNANPMYMQLANQITQMIHQKQLVANTPLPSIRKLASHLGVNTVTIVSAYKQLETNGLVQAKKGSGYFIIEKAPKTSTHVLDIPMKQMTQQQIHLRANEINFASATPDPSIFPITAFKNYLNIVLDRDQGYAFGYHESNGYEPLRESLSHYMKRHHMINIAPEYIQIVSGAQQGIDIIGKVLLNAGDTIIVENPTYTGALAAFKSRGVLIKEVSLEQDGLNLEELEHLLQTHHPKLLYLMSKFQNPSTISYSEEKLRRIIKLAEQYDFYIVEDDSMAEICYDSSIAKPNFISLDTYHRVVYIKSFSKLMMPGLRIGFIAVPPQLSTLIMNAKHHTDISSSGLIQRTVDLYLREGDWDQHIEQMKAIYKRKYTLMLNGLNSLKKYGISFLEPNGGLHFWIKLPSYIQSKDFCKACQRQSLLIMPGSIFNASQDTSTEQYIRLSFAACSEEQIVQGISILEQILDSFNLPKKMTILPLI
- the tnpB gene encoding IS66 family insertion sequence element accessory protein TnpB (TnpB, as the term is used for proteins encoded by IS66 family insertion elements, is considered an accessory protein, since TnpC, encoded by a neighboring gene, is a DDE family transposase.) gives rise to the protein MLVNFSNVQNIFIVCGHTDMRCGIDGLAGIITNKYNLDLFNDALFLFCGRKKDRFKALYWDKDGFILLYKRIEKGNLQWPRNQEEVKKLTSQELRWLLEGLSIQQPKAIKPAQTGCLI
- a CDS encoding HD domain-containing phosphohydrolase, giving the protein MNQITLENIMLICQKCFSYLDARIDDHPSQVAYLYWRLLDNRGTYSKKELYDLVTIALLHDIGSYKTKDFDKFLNIDSPSYDHAIYGALFIKHFSPISHLSDIILYHHSDYESYESPYKPETSLLYFIDRMSIFFNYSWQIEDFFLSLNTEIDSQFISEFHEINRKENLIDNIQTGYFKQLLRNFFAKSIQSPENAIKYLSMISYTIDLRSECTVLHTIMVSAISNFLAQKMNYNHSMVQKISLAAMLHDIGNISTPINILEKPGKLTNEEMEIMREHVTITYEILENLGIQEVQEYASYHHEKLDGTGYPFGLKKDQLSIPARIIIVADIMGALMAARSYKESFPKDKIINILSELAAQSKIDQSLVDLVIDKYDDFCQYLSSLSNPYHKFKNEYMSIVTKMSP
- the surE gene encoding 5'/3'-nucleotidase SurE, whose protein sequence is MKILITNDDGIKAPGIHTLAQIVSNYGEVYIVAPHTNNSAVGHGITMRRPLKSYPDSIKGATLAIGVDGTPADCVKYALAHLKIKPDLILSGINDERNVGTDVLYSGTVSGAIEANLCGYPAMAISTTNSNFDIVKSYFPAIFEKLLSQTLLTDTTININFPSLEEPKGIKVATVGISRYDECYVEEQGGHRLSGPLIDIDQPEETDVKSIKNGYITITPLKFKLYDDDKIFELSKLF
- the tnpC gene encoding IS66 family transposase, producing MNHLEKEVAPLSTFESKLIKENQNLLKKLDQQTQRITQQDQQITEQTLKIQQLTEQVEFLTKKLFGSSSEKTKVDPNQLSLFEDPHLENHETKTEPTEEITYRRRKVSGRKAELTKDLPIEEVHCELHDEACQCESCGEKMKPIGKKIIREEVCFIPAKLYKKVYYSHAYKCDCHDDFYEPQPIQCAEVPKGPIQRSLAGPSVLAWMIHQKYELSLPLYRQEKEWKTYGLELSRRTMANWMIKVANDWLRPLYDYFAKILVKEEVLHADETHYQVLNRTDGRDPTSQARIWLIQTGKECETPIVYYHADLTRARVVAEQLLDGFKGYLHCDGYSGYKNLPNIELVGCWAHARRKFKDVPGKNGKAKQAIDYCNQIFKIERELQELSPEERYEQRQLQVKPVIEAFYDFLGSFIPMKGKLQTAVHYVLNQKKELMAFLKDGRLEVSNNRAERAIKTVVIGRKNYLFSTSLSGAEANTIIYSVIETAKEHGLNVYKYLTYLFEHLPNVEFLMKPKLLEDFLPWAKNVQEYCKGI